A single window of Paenibacillus sp. FSL H8-0537 DNA harbors:
- a CDS encoding ABC transporter ATP-binding protein, with the protein MKQSAAAVTLKGITKRFPGLVANDSIDFELKKGEIHALLGENGAGKSTLMNILFGLYQPDEGEIWVNGNKTVIEGAGKAIELGIGMVHQHFKLVQPFTVAENIVLGNEPRKFGTFVNYKQANDKVRSISERYALKVDPQVRIKDITVGMQQRVEILKTLYRGAEILIFDEPTAVLTVQEIEELIGILRNLAAEGKSIILITHKLKEVMALADSVTVIRRGKVVRTVTTKETNEQQLAELMVGRDVNFQAVKTKKEPGELIVSVENLTMKGEENKLVLNGVAFNIRAGEILGIAGVDGNGQSELVQAITGMRKASSGSVKLLGKEMINKTPRQMSVAGVSHIPEDRHKHGMVLDFTLSENMVLDTYFDPQFGKHGFIDFKAIDALANQLVTEFDVRSSGIGAKARSLSGGNQQKAIIAREIWKNPSLLIAVQPTRGLDIGAIEYVHKRLIEARDAGKAILLVSFELDELYALSDRIAVMYEGKIMGYADADQRDDQQLGLMMAGNLAAKQPSKGGR; encoded by the coding sequence ATGAAACAAAGTGCAGCGGCTGTCACACTTAAGGGGATTACGAAACGCTTTCCCGGGCTTGTAGCCAATGATTCGATTGATTTTGAGCTCAAGAAAGGCGAAATCCATGCATTGCTGGGCGAGAATGGTGCAGGGAAGTCTACGTTGATGAACATTTTGTTCGGATTGTATCAGCCTGATGAAGGGGAAATCTGGGTCAACGGCAATAAAACGGTTATTGAAGGTGCAGGAAAAGCTATTGAGCTTGGAATTGGTATGGTACATCAACACTTTAAACTGGTACAGCCATTTACAGTGGCTGAAAATATTGTGCTTGGCAATGAGCCGCGTAAATTTGGCACATTCGTCAATTATAAGCAAGCAAATGATAAAGTCCGTTCCATTTCGGAACGTTATGCATTGAAAGTAGATCCGCAGGTGCGGATTAAAGATATTACGGTGGGTATGCAGCAGCGTGTGGAAATTTTGAAAACCTTATACCGTGGCGCTGAAATTTTAATCTTTGATGAGCCTACTGCTGTGCTTACCGTACAAGAGATCGAAGAGCTGATTGGCATCTTGCGTAATTTGGCTGCAGAAGGCAAGTCCATTATTTTGATTACGCATAAGCTCAAAGAGGTTATGGCGCTTGCAGATTCGGTGACGGTTATTCGTCGGGGCAAGGTGGTTCGAACCGTTACGACAAAAGAAACGAACGAGCAGCAGCTTGCGGAGCTTATGGTTGGCCGTGACGTTAATTTTCAGGCGGTAAAAACCAAGAAAGAGCCTGGAGAGCTTATCGTATCTGTTGAAAACCTTACGATGAAAGGCGAGGAGAATAAGCTCGTTCTAAATGGCGTCGCTTTTAATATCCGTGCAGGCGAAATTTTGGGTATTGCTGGTGTTGATGGCAATGGACAAAGTGAACTGGTACAGGCTATTACTGGCATGCGTAAAGCTTCTAGTGGTTCTGTGAAGCTTTTGGGTAAGGAAATGATCAATAAAACGCCGCGCCAAATGTCTGTTGCAGGCGTCAGCCATATCCCAGAGGATCGTCACAAGCATGGAATGGTGCTTGATTTCACACTCAGCGAAAATATGGTGCTGGATACGTACTTTGATCCACAGTTCGGCAAACATGGCTTTATTGATTTTAAAGCTATAGACGCTCTGGCGAATCAACTCGTGACTGAGTTTGATGTGCGTTCATCAGGCATTGGGGCCAAGGCTCGCTCCTTGTCGGGCGGTAACCAGCAGAAAGCCATTATTGCCCGTGAAATATGGAAAAATCCGTCCTTGCTCATCGCTGTACAGCCGACTCGCGGTCTGGATATAGGCGCGATCGAATATGTGCATAAGCGGTTAATTGAAGCGCGGGATGCAGGCAAAGCGATTTTGCTCGTTTCTTTTGAGCTGGATGAGCTGTACGCGTTATCTGATCGCATTGCGGTTATGTATGAAGGTAAAATAATGGGCTATGCCGATGCTGATCAGCGTGACGATCAACAGCTGGGTCTAATGATGGCAGGCAATTTGGCGGCGAAGCAGCCGAGCAAAGGTGGGAGATAG
- a CDS encoding BMP family protein: MKKRLGFMLSIVLMFALVLSACGGGSKNNGTNGAASPEASAAPEASSDTGTAAKLKIGMVTDTGGVNDKSFNQSAWDGLQRVTKDTGSETKYLESKGDADMEPNLRAFISEKYDMIWGVGFLFQDAMGKVAKDNPDSKFGIIDSAVDAPNVVSVNFAANEGSFLVGVVAGLTTKTNKIGFVGGMEIPSVTVFEAGFNAGVAAVNPEAKVIRNYTGEFGKPDLGKAAATVMYNDGVDIIFQVAGGTGNGVFNEATARKKAGQDVWVIGVDKDQSIEFGNEVTLTSMLKGVEAAIHQVSTDLINGKWEGGKSVVLGLKDGAVGLPENNPNISAEIMTKVEDYKQQIISGSLVVPTEVK, from the coding sequence ATGAAAAAACGTTTAGGTTTTATGTTGTCTATTGTTCTTATGTTCGCATTAGTATTGTCTGCTTGTGGTGGCGGCAGCAAAAACAATGGCACAAACGGAGCAGCATCGCCTGAGGCGTCTGCGGCACCAGAAGCATCATCAGATACTGGTACAGCAGCTAAACTCAAAATCGGCATGGTTACAGATACAGGCGGCGTAAATGATAAATCCTTCAACCAAAGTGCTTGGGATGGCCTGCAACGTGTAACGAAGGATACAGGCTCCGAAACGAAATATTTGGAAAGTAAAGGCGACGCTGATATGGAACCGAATCTGCGTGCATTCATTTCTGAGAAATACGATATGATTTGGGGCGTAGGCTTCTTGTTCCAAGATGCAATGGGTAAAGTAGCGAAAGACAATCCGGACTCCAAGTTCGGCATCATCGACTCCGCTGTTGACGCACCAAACGTTGTTTCTGTTAACTTCGCAGCTAACGAAGGTTCGTTCCTAGTAGGTGTAGTTGCTGGCTTGACAACAAAAACAAATAAAATTGGTTTTGTAGGCGGCATGGAAATTCCGAGCGTTACTGTATTTGAAGCAGGCTTCAATGCAGGTGTAGCGGCAGTAAACCCTGAAGCGAAGGTTATCCGCAACTACACAGGCGAATTCGGCAAACCAGACTTAGGTAAAGCAGCAGCAACTGTAATGTACAATGACGGCGTAGATATTATTTTCCAAGTTGCTGGTGGTACTGGCAACGGCGTATTCAACGAAGCTACAGCTCGTAAAAAAGCAGGGCAAGATGTATGGGTAATCGGTGTTGATAAAGACCAATCGATCGAGTTCGGCAACGAAGTTACGCTTACCTCCATGCTTAAAGGCGTTGAAGCTGCCATTCACCAAGTTTCCACTGACCTGATTAACGGCAAATGGGAAGGCGGCAAATCGGTTGTTCTTGGTCTGAAAGACGGCGCAGTAGGCCTGCCAGAGAACAACCCTAACATTTCTGCAGAAATTATGACAAAGGTTGAAGACTACAAACAACAAATTATTAGCGGTTCGCTTGTAGTTCCAACTGAAGTGAAATAG
- a CDS encoding ABC transporter permease, protein MNALEILGQLINVTLVFSTALIFTGLGGLFSERSGVINIGLEGLMVSGAFAAAVITDYAIQAGYEESAPWIGLVGAAIYGVIFALLHAISTITFKADQTIVGVVINILAAGIAIYLTKSLYEGSGQTTTLTHVFNKWEIPYLSDIPFFGEAFFKAYPTTYVVIILVIISYIVLYKTHFGLRLRAVGEYPSSADTVGISVTKYRYIGVLLSGALAGLGGATITLTTTSNFAHNTISGQGFIAIAAVIFGKWNPLGVAGAAIFFGFAQAIRNFAQLFDWSQQIPTEFFYMLPYVLTLVVLVGAVGRSSAPGSLGEPYDPAKR, encoded by the coding sequence ATGAATGCACTAGAGATATTGGGTCAACTTATTAACGTTACGCTTGTATTTTCTACGGCGCTTATTTTTACCGGTCTTGGTGGTCTATTCTCTGAGCGCTCTGGCGTTATAAATATCGGTCTCGAAGGTTTAATGGTGTCTGGCGCGTTCGCGGCAGCAGTCATTACCGACTATGCGATACAAGCTGGTTATGAGGAATCTGCTCCGTGGATAGGCTTAGTGGGGGCAGCGATTTATGGGGTGATATTTGCCCTTCTACATGCGATATCCACGATTACATTTAAGGCGGATCAGACGATAGTCGGTGTCGTTATTAATATTTTGGCAGCGGGTATCGCGATTTATTTGACGAAAAGCTTGTATGAGGGTTCGGGACAGACGACAACGCTGACTCATGTATTCAACAAATGGGAAATCCCTTATTTATCAGATATTCCGTTTTTTGGAGAGGCGTTCTTTAAAGCTTATCCGACGACCTATGTTGTTATTATCCTTGTCATTATCAGCTATATTGTGCTGTACAAAACGCACTTCGGCTTGCGCCTTCGCGCAGTTGGCGAATACCCAAGCTCGGCAGATACAGTGGGTATCAGCGTAACAAAATACCGTTATATCGGCGTGCTGCTCAGCGGAGCACTTGCAGGTCTTGGCGGTGCGACCATTACGTTAACAACGACGAGCAACTTTGCCCATAATACCATTTCGGGCCAAGGCTTTATCGCTATCGCGGCTGTTATTTTCGGAAAATGGAATCCTCTCGGCGTTGCGGGAGCTGCTATTTTCTTCGGCTTCGCGCAAGCGATTCGGAACTTTGCTCAACTGTTCGATTGGTCGCAGCAAATTCCGACCGAGTTTTTCTATATGCTGCCATACGTATTGACGCTCGTTGTACTCGTTGGTGCAGTAGGACGTTCTTCCGCTCCAGGCTCGCTTGGCGAACCATACGATCCAGCTAAGCGCTAA
- a CDS encoding ABC transporter permease — protein MDKVKGIADKIFNKTSFLVPLVAIILGLLCGAIAMLAGGFDPILAYQSLIKKLFGSPYDMGEAIRAITPLIFTGTAVAFAFRTGLFNIGVEGQFMMGMTGATVIGITLDLPWFLHAPLAIIVGALCGGLWAALTGYLKAVRGVNEVISSIMLNWVALYLSNYIIRAFFVAKGQQKSDPIQESALVSIGWLSDAMDHARMHWGTVIALLGIGVFYIILWRTKQGYELRAVGQSPDAALYAGINVNRTIVKSMFISGLFAGLAGVFETLGVFGYQTILSAPWGYGFDGIAVALLGGNTPIGVLFGAVLFGGLSYGSAGMSFGAGVPPELVRIVIGSIIFFIASHGIVKFFLKPFLGRRADKRKEAI, from the coding sequence ATGGATAAAGTCAAAGGAATTGCGGACAAAATATTCAATAAAACATCCTTCCTCGTCCCCTTGGTGGCTATCATTTTGGGTCTGTTATGCGGGGCAATAGCCATGCTGGCAGGCGGGTTTGATCCTATTCTAGCTTACCAATCACTGATTAAAAAGCTATTTGGCAGCCCTTACGATATGGGTGAGGCTATTCGTGCGATTACCCCGCTCATATTTACAGGTACAGCGGTTGCTTTCGCTTTCCGTACAGGCCTGTTTAATATCGGGGTAGAAGGCCAGTTCATGATGGGTATGACTGGTGCAACCGTCATAGGGATTACGCTTGACCTCCCTTGGTTTCTGCATGCTCCGCTTGCTATTATTGTCGGAGCGCTGTGTGGAGGCTTATGGGCGGCATTGACTGGCTATTTAAAGGCTGTTCGCGGCGTTAACGAGGTTATTTCTTCGATTATGTTGAACTGGGTTGCGCTTTATTTATCCAATTACATTATTCGTGCGTTTTTTGTGGCAAAAGGGCAGCAGAAATCGGATCCGATTCAAGAGTCAGCACTCGTATCGATTGGCTGGTTATCCGATGCGATGGATCATGCCCGTATGCATTGGGGTACTGTTATTGCCTTGCTCGGTATTGGAGTGTTTTATATTATACTGTGGAGAACGAAGCAGGGCTATGAGCTCAGAGCAGTGGGACAAAGCCCTGACGCAGCGCTGTATGCAGGGATTAATGTCAATCGCACCATTGTAAAGTCGATGTTTATTAGCGGATTGTTTGCGGGACTGGCAGGCGTGTTTGAGACGCTGGGGGTATTTGGCTATCAGACGATTCTGTCAGCGCCATGGGGCTATGGCTTTGATGGTATCGCGGTTGCTTTGCTTGGCGGCAATACGCCAATCGGCGTATTGTTCGGTGCTGTACTGTTCGGTGGTCTCAGCTATGGCTCTGCGGGTATGAGCTTTGGAGCGGGCGTACCGCCAGAGCTCGTTCGAATCGTTATTGGTTCGATCATTTTCTTTATTGCTTCGCATGGCATAGTAAAGTTTTTCTTAAAACCATTCCTTGGACGACGTGCAGACAAGCGTAAGGAGGCGATCTAA
- the nadA gene encoding quinolinate synthase NadA, which produces MEALALERKAEQNRELRERLMQLKKERNAIILAHYYQRDEIQEVADFRGDSFLLAQKAAQTDADVIVFCGVHFMGESAKILAPNKTVIIPDERAGCPMADMVNVDGLRKLKAQHPNATVVTYINSSAEIKAETDICCTSANAVNVVNSVEGQDVIWVPDKNLGHYVQQKTDKNMIIWEGYCNTHDMLTVKDVEEMKAKHPNAQFVVHPECRPEVVELGDFVGSTTAIIKYCKESDCKEFIVGTEDGTGYQLRLDSPDKTFLFASKYLVCPNMKVNNLKKLVKCLETMQPQIYVPPHVADQARLSLERMLLVK; this is translated from the coding sequence GTGGAAGCACTGGCACTGGAACGCAAGGCGGAGCAGAACCGCGAACTGCGGGAACGGCTAATGCAATTGAAGAAAGAGCGCAACGCCATCATTCTTGCTCATTATTATCAGCGTGATGAAATTCAAGAGGTTGCGGATTTTCGCGGCGACTCGTTTTTGCTAGCTCAGAAAGCGGCTCAGACGGATGCGGATGTCATCGTATTTTGCGGCGTGCATTTTATGGGGGAGAGCGCCAAAATTTTGGCTCCCAATAAAACCGTCATTATTCCGGACGAGCGTGCAGGCTGCCCGATGGCCGATATGGTCAATGTCGATGGTCTTCGCAAGCTGAAAGCCCAGCATCCGAATGCGACTGTCGTTACGTATATTAACTCTTCCGCCGAAATTAAGGCAGAGACTGACATTTGTTGTACATCGGCGAATGCGGTTAACGTTGTAAATTCCGTTGAAGGCCAAGACGTCATTTGGGTACCGGACAAGAACCTTGGGCACTATGTGCAGCAGAAGACCGATAAGAACATGATCATCTGGGAAGGCTACTGCAACACGCATGACATGTTGACGGTAAAGGATGTAGAGGAAATGAAGGCGAAACACCCGAATGCGCAGTTTGTTGTGCATCCTGAGTGCCGCCCTGAAGTGGTGGAGCTGGGTGATTTTGTCGGCAGCACGACAGCGATTATTAAATATTGCAAGGAATCGGATTGCAAGGAGTTCATTGTCGGCACGGAGGATGGCACAGGCTATCAGCTGAGATTGGACAGCCCGGACAAAACATTCCTGTTTGCATCTAAATATTTGGTTTGCCCGAACATGAAGGTTAATAACCTGAAGAAGCTGGTTAAATGCCTTGAAACGATGCAGCCGCAAATCTATGTACCGCCGCATGTGGCGGATCAAGCACGCTTGTCCCTGGAGCGCATGTTACTCGTGAAATAG